The genomic segment CCGTTGCTCCATTTTGCATCACGAATCTTGAATGTATAAGTCTTCCCATCCTCAGAAACGGTATAGCTCTCTGCCGCGGCTGGGTGTACCTTTCCGTCTTTTCCGAGACGTGTCAGACCTTCGAATATAGCAGTGATGATTGTGCTAGAGGTAGTATCCTCCGCAATTCCCGGGTCTGCTGTAGGCGGATCCGAATGCAGATTCATTCTTAATACCTTAGGCCCAGCTGCTTGGATAGCGCCTTCGTACCCTGTCATCATTCCACCGAAAACAAGGACTGAACTCAAAGCCAGAAAAACACTCTTCTTCATCATATGCCCCCCTAATTTCCTAATGAGAATCTTCCAAAAATTAGTATACAACAAAAGTAAAAATATGGAAGTGGGATAGGTAAAAAAAGAAGAGAGGTGAGTATAACACCGCTCTTCTTTTACATGCACAGCTATTATTTCTTTTCTACGAAATCTGCGTACTTGTAGTCTACAGCACCCAGACCATCGATGATAACATCTTGTACTCTGTCGTCCTTCACCCAAGATTGAGTATAGTAGTAGATTGGCATAATTGGCATTTCATCCATCAGGATTTGCTCAGCCTGCGCCAAGATTGCTTTACGTTTTTCTGGGTCTAGCTCCAGAGCGGATTGGTTCAGGAGTTCTTTGTACTTCGGATTTTCCCAACGAGTATCGTTGTTTCCGCCGTCTTTTTCCTTGAACATTTCCAAGAAGTTGATTGGATCGTTGAAGTCACCCAACCAGCCTGCACGAGCCACTTGGTATTTACCTTGGTGTACATCGTCCAAGTAAACCTTCCACTCTTTGTTCTCGAGCTTCACGTCTACGCCGAGGTTTTTCTTCCATTGGTCTTGGATTGCCTCAGCAATCTTTTTGTGACCTTCGGAAGTGTTGAAGGAAAGAGTAAGTGCTGGGAATTTGGTGAGACCCTCTTCTTTCATACCTTCTTCGAGCAATTTCTTCGCTGTTTCAATGTCATTATCCTTGTAGAAACCGTCTTTGTTCAGCGCCATGCTTGGTGGTACATAGCCTGTTGCAGGCAATTGACCAGCTTGCAGGATGTTGTCGATCAGGCTTTGACGATCGATCGCATAGGCAAACGCTTTACGGATTTTCACATTGTTGAACGGTGGTTTTTCTGTGTTGAAACGGTAGAAGTAAGTACCCGCGATTGGCTGAGTTGTCATTTTACCGGATTCTTTCAAAGCCGGGATCGCGTCAGTTGGCAACGCAGAAGTTGGAGCTCCTGCCCAGTGCAATTCACCGTTTTCCCACATGGACAGCTCAGTATTCTCATCCTCTACCATGGAGAATTCGATTTTGTCCAATTTTACGTTGTCTTTATCCCAGTAGTTATCGTTTTTGGAAACGACGAGCTTGCTCTTGTGCTCCCAAGAATCCATTTTGAATGGACCGTTACCAATAACTGTTTTCGCATCAGTAGCCCATTTCTCGTTGCCCTCTACTACTTTTGGATTAACTGGGAAGTATGTTTTGAATGCAACCAGCTCCAAGAAGAATGGCGTTGGGTTTGCCAGTTCTACTTCGAGTGTTTTATCGTCAACTGCTTTTACGCCAACGTCTTCTACTTTACCCTTGCCTTTGTTGTAGGCTTCTGCGCCCTTCACATAGTACAGTTGGTATGCATAGTTGGAAGCTGTTTTTGGATTAAGAGCGCGTTTCCAAGCATATTCGAAATCTTTTGCCGATACAGGATCGCCATTGCTCCATTTGTTATCACGAATTTTGAATGTATATTTTTTACCGTCTTCAGAAACAGTGTAGCTCTCTGCTGCTGCTGGATTGTATTTACCGTCTTTACCAACGCGAGTCAGACCTTCGAAGGTAGCAGTGATGATGGTGCTGGAAGTTGTATCTTCCGCGATACCTGGGTCAGCTGTTGGTGGCTCGGAGTGCAAGTTCAGTTTCAGTACTTTAGAGCCAGCTGTTGGTGCAGAATTTTCTGTCTTTCCTGCCGATGCATTGCTATCTGCCGGTGCCGCCTGGTTTCCGCCACCGCATCCTGCGAGTGCCGCGCCAAGAACGAGGATAGAACTCATTGCCACGAAAACATTCTTTTTCATACAAGTAATCCCCCTTTTCTAAATCTTTTATCAATATACATGGTTTTATATATTTTTTAAATATGTTTTAGAATGATTTAATAAATTTTTATTTATTTATAAAGAGAATTAATCAATTATAAATTATATTGATCGATAAATAAATTTTCCATAACATTCCTACCCCAATATCTCTAAGAAAAACCGCGTAATATCAAGCTTTCTCAGAGTTGAGGATTCAGATCTCATTTATTGATGTATTTTTTCATTCACCCAATTTTACCGACATTCAGTAAAGTAACAATAGTAATTTCATTTATAATTTTATAATTACCTACATCGTCGTCAATCGTCTGCTCGTTTTTTTACTCTCAGAAATGATTTACAAAAAAAGAAGAGTGCCGTAGCACCCTTCTTTTTTACAACGAGTTATGCGCTTTTTCTTATTGAATGTCTGCCCATTTCCAGTCTACAAAACCGAGACCGTCGAGTACTACACCTTTTACTTTGTCTTTTTTCACATAAGAATGTGTGTAGTAGTAGATTGGAACTGCTGGCATTTCGTCCATGAAAATAGCTTCTGCTTGTGCCAGAATTTGTTTGCGTTTTTCTGGGTCCTTTTCCAGAGCAGATTTGTTCAGCAGCTCTTTGTACTTCGGATTTTCCCATTTCGTGTCGTTGTTGCCGCCATCTTTGTCCTTGAACAGGTCCAAGAACGTGTATGGATCGTTGTAGTCACCAGACCAGCTGGAACGTGCGATTTGGAATTTACCTTGGTTCACATCTTCC from the Brevibacillus brevis genome contains:
- a CDS encoding peptide ABC transporter substrate-binding protein, with the translated sequence MKKNVFVAMSSILVLGAALAGCGGGNQAAPADSNASAGKTENSAPTAGSKVLKLNLHSEPPTADPGIAEDTTSSTIITATFEGLTRVGKDGKYNPAAAESYTVSEDGKKYTFKIRDNKWSNGDPVSAKDFEYAWKRALNPKTASNYAYQLYYVKGAEAYNKGKGKVEDVGVKAVDDKTLEVELANPTPFFLELVAFKTYFPVNPKVVEGNEKWATDAKTVIGNGPFKMDSWEHKSKLVVSKNDNYWDKDNVKLDKIEFSMVEDENTELSMWENGELHWAGAPTSALPTDAIPALKESGKMTTQPIAGTYFYRFNTEKPPFNNVKIRKAFAYAIDRQSLIDNILQAGQLPATGYVPPSMALNKDGFYKDNDIETAKKLLEEGMKEEGLTKFPALTLSFNTSEGHKKIAEAIQDQWKKNLGVDVKLENKEWKVYLDDVHQGKYQVARAGWLGDFNDPINFLEMFKEKDGGNNDTRWENPKYKELLNQSALELDPEKRKAILAQAEQILMDEMPIMPIYYYTQSWVKDDRVQDVIIDGLGAVDYKYADFVEKK